From one Triticum urartu cultivar G1812 chromosome 3, Tu2.1, whole genome shotgun sequence genomic stretch:
- the LOC125543878 gene encoding uncharacterized protein LOC125543878 isoform X1 gives MWTMENARKIWSTQCGDEASDERIVCPIGGSAEEEPGEHLSSFTSKIEFTGCLRKSTAEGDYFNSYNQELQTSSSSKTRQVMQLMQVSEGCPTDSKGCDDCFEKASLPNISEEEKRKILHFVIIGGGPTGVEFGAELHVFLIEDMVKLYPAIEEFLKIRIIQQGEHILNMEINVLESQLPCADNEFVLLVHI, from the exons ATGTGGACCATGGAGAACGCGAGGAAGATTTGGTCTACCCAATGCGGCGATGAGGCGTCTGATGAACGAATAGTCTGTCCG ATTGGAGGCTCTGCGGAAGAAGAACCTGGAGAACACCTCTCTTCCTTTACATCTAAAATTGAATTTACAG GTTGTCTTAGAAAATCGACAGCTGAAGGTGACTATTTCAATTCTTATAATCAAGAGCTACAAACTTCTTCTAGCTCCAAAACGAGGCAGGTAATGCAACTTATGCAAGTAAGTGAAGGATGCCCAACAGATTCAAAAGGGTGTGATGACTGCTTTGAAAAAGCATCACTTCCTAACATAAGCGAAGAGGAGAAAAGGAAGATCCTTCACTTTGTGATTATTGGTGGTGGACCCACTGGGGTTGAATTTGGTGCAGAGCTGCATGTTTTTCTTATCGAAGATATGGTGAAGCTATATCCTGCAATTGAAGAATTTTTGAAGATAAGAATTATTCAGCAAGGAGAACATATATTGAATAT GGAAATTAATGTACTTGAAAGTCAGCTTCCATGCGCAGATAATGAGTTTGTACTGCTGGTTCACATATAG
- the LOC125543878 gene encoding uncharacterized protein LOC125543878 isoform X2, translating to MHAAGSLRRSTTEGECFNSYNQRYKVEVAASTPPSVHLSFLTPTSDDPSTMAIVPCVANKFYTAEGSDQLVVVVSGCSIWGLAFFEQVDLTPHSVCVLTSLKVKNVGLEPIPKVLLVFLNIQEKNMAVIRAFGTEGKVKGLSSVLPIEVVEPSGVPQNWLSFSIIKQSFEYYASSL from the exons ATGCATGCTGCAG GTTCTCTTAGAAGATCAACAACTGAAGGAGAATGTTTTAATTCCTATAATCAACGGTACAAAGTGGAAGTGGCTGCGAGCACACCACCGTCCGTGCACCTGTCCTTCCTCACTCCAACATCAGATGACCCATCGACCATGGCCATTGTCCCATGCGTGGCCAATAAATTTTACACTGCTGAGGGGAGCGACCAGCTCGTGGTTGTGGTGTCTGGTTGCTCCATCTGGGGTTTGGCGTTTTTTGAACAG GTTGATTTGACTCCGCACAGCGTCTGCGTCCTCACCTCGCTCAAG GTTAAAAATGTTGGCTTGGAGCCTATCCCTAAAGTCTTGTTGGTTTTTCTGAACATCCAAGAAAAAAACATGGCAGTGATCAGAGCATTTGGTACTGAGGGAAAAGTGAAGGGTCTGAGTAGTGTTCTTCCAATTGAAGTTGTTGAGCCTTCTGGTGTGCCCCAGAACTGGCTTTCTTTCAGCATCATTAAACAAAGCTTTGAATACTATGCTAGCAGTTTGTAG